A genomic segment from uncultured Marinifilum sp. encodes:
- a CDS encoding ATP-binding protein yields the protein MVYKSFRLNFIIRIIVLSATIFLLFYLVAKKSLYFTASLTFIAIIYQIYEIIKYVEKTNRLLKNFLESIRYSDFTRNFQVQGLGSSFDKLQESFNAVITDFQKIRAEKEEHYFYLQSVIQHIGISLIAFHRDGKVEMINNASKKLFQISNLKKIQDLNSFNPELVTTLLKLKHGENTLIKINDNEDILQLAIYATEFKINNRQVILVSIKNIQYELEEQEIESWQKLIRVLTHEIMNSITPISSLSTTLTTILDDFGENNTNKFREDDLETLNEVKMALETIHKRSSGLLHFVDTYRNLTKIPKPNFSIFQVQKLFDNIHRLMAEEIKRNNIDCDISINPQSIELSADEQLIEQVLINLIKNSIHALENTKNPKIELKAFMNKRGRISIQVSDNGQGIIKEVIDKVFIPFFTTKPKGSGIGLSLSKQILRLHGGTITAMSVPNEKTSFTLTF from the coding sequence ATGGTTTATAAAAGCTTTAGACTCAATTTTATTATTAGAATAATTGTTCTTTCGGCAACAATATTTCTGCTATTCTACCTTGTGGCTAAAAAAAGTCTGTATTTTACGGCAAGCTTAACTTTTATTGCCATAATTTATCAAATTTATGAGATCATTAAATATGTAGAAAAAACGAACCGCTTGCTTAAAAATTTTCTTGAGTCGATTCGCTATTCTGATTTCACAAGAAACTTTCAGGTGCAGGGACTTGGAAGTTCTTTCGATAAATTACAAGAATCTTTTAATGCTGTTATTACCGATTTTCAAAAAATAAGAGCCGAAAAAGAAGAACATTATTTTTATCTCCAATCTGTAATTCAACACATTGGCATTAGCTTAATTGCTTTTCATCGCGATGGTAAAGTTGAAATGATTAACAATGCCTCCAAGAAATTATTTCAGATTAGTAACTTAAAAAAAATTCAGGATCTTAACTCCTTTAATCCCGAATTGGTAACAACTCTTTTAAAACTAAAACACGGAGAAAATACTCTAATTAAAATTAATGATAATGAAGATATACTTCAATTGGCAATTTATGCAACCGAATTTAAAATTAACAACCGGCAGGTAATTCTTGTTTCTATTAAAAACATCCAATACGAACTTGAAGAACAGGAAATAGAGTCGTGGCAAAAATTAATTCGTGTATTAACACATGAAATTATGAATTCGATAACTCCTATTTCATCGCTTTCTACCACACTTACAACCATACTAGATGACTTTGGTGAGAACAATACCAATAAGTTTAGAGAAGACGATCTGGAGACGCTTAATGAAGTAAAAATGGCATTGGAAACAATTCACAAGAGAAGCTCAGGCTTGCTTCACTTTGTTGATACCTATCGTAATCTTACAAAAATACCAAAACCTAATTTCAGCATATTTCAGGTTCAAAAACTATTCGACAATATCCATAGGTTAATGGCAGAAGAAATTAAAAGGAACAATATAGATTGTGATATTAGTATAAATCCTCAGTCGATAGAATTATCGGCCGATGAACAGTTAATAGAACAAGTATTAATTAATTTAATTAAGAACTCTATCCATGCGCTTGAGAATACCAAAAATCCCAAAATAGAACTAAAAGCTTTTATGAATAAAAGGGGTCGAATATCTATTCAGGTAAGTGACAACGGACAGGGAATTATTAAAGAAGTTATAGATAAAGTATTCATTCCTTTTTTTACAACCAAACCAAAAGGATCGGGAATTGGTCTTAGCCTCTCAAAACAGATATTACGACTTCATGGAGGAACAATAACAGCTATGTCTGTTCCGAATGAAAAGACAAGTTTTACT
- a CDS encoding sigma-54 dependent transcriptional regulator — MTSQKNGKILAIDDNEDILFSLKLLLKQHVELIHTESNPEMIPKLMKQESYDVILLDMNFTKDAISGQEGYHWLNKILEIDSRAVVLFITAYGDIEKSVKAIKAGATDFILKPWQNEKLVATISSAIKLRKSKEEVSELKTKQKELNAVLDKPFNDFIGTSPEMHQVFSTITKVAKTDANVLILGENGTGKELVARALHRNSSRKDEIFISVDLGAINENLFESELFGHVKGAFTDARTDRPGRFEIASGGTLFLDEIGNLSLPMQAKLLTVLERREVIRVGSNKPIPIDIRLICATNMHLKLMASEEKYRQDLLYRINTVEINLPPLRERYEDIPLLANHFLEIYSKKYKKRINALSKPCVNKLYDYEWPGNVRELQHQMERAVIMADDKNLEPHDFQISTEKSFQDDVEFDSYNLEEVEKNIIQKVLKTNKGNISKAAGELGLTRTSLYRRLEKYGL; from the coding sequence ATGACTAGTCAAAAAAATGGAAAAATATTAGCCATAGACGATAATGAAGATATATTATTCTCATTAAAACTGCTTTTAAAACAGCATGTAGAACTAATTCATACAGAATCTAACCCCGAGATGATTCCAAAGCTCATGAAACAGGAAAGCTATGATGTGATTTTGCTTGATATGAATTTCACAAAGGATGCTATTAGTGGTCAGGAAGGATATCATTGGTTAAATAAAATACTCGAAATAGACTCGCGCGCTGTTGTTTTATTTATAACTGCTTATGGCGATATTGAAAAATCGGTTAAAGCTATTAAAGCTGGAGCTACCGATTTTATTTTAAAACCCTGGCAAAACGAAAAATTAGTAGCAACAATATCTTCGGCAATTAAACTTCGCAAATCGAAAGAAGAAGTTAGTGAACTAAAAACCAAACAAAAAGAATTAAATGCTGTTCTCGACAAACCATTTAACGACTTTATTGGTACTTCGCCAGAAATGCATCAGGTTTTCTCAACCATTACAAAAGTTGCAAAAACCGATGCTAATGTTTTAATTTTAGGTGAAAATGGAACAGGAAAAGAACTGGTTGCCCGCGCTCTTCATAGAAATTCGAGCCGAAAAGATGAAATTTTTATTAGTGTTGATCTAGGAGCAATTAATGAAAATCTATTCGAAAGCGAACTTTTTGGTCATGTTAAAGGAGCTTTTACTGATGCTAGAACAGACAGACCTGGACGATTTGAAATTGCATCGGGAGGAACACTTTTCCTTGACGAAATTGGCAATTTAAGTCTGCCTATGCAAGCAAAACTACTTACTGTTCTGGAAAGAAGAGAAGTTATTAGAGTTGGTTCAAACAAACCCATTCCTATCGATATCCGCTTAATTTGTGCAACCAATATGCACTTAAAACTTATGGCTTCAGAAGAGAAATATCGTCAAGATTTATTGTATAGAATTAACACTGTAGAAATAAACTTACCACCTCTTCGGGAACGATACGAAGACATCCCTTTACTTGCTAATCACTTTCTGGAAATTTATTCAAAAAAATATAAAAAGAGAATTAATGCTCTTTCAAAACCATGCGTTAATAAACTATACGACTACGAATGGCCGGGAAATGTAAGAGAATTACAACATCAAATGGAACGTGCAGTAATTATGGCCGATGATAAAAATCTGGAACCTCATGATTTTCAAATTAGCACAGAAAAATCTTTTCAGGATGATGTAGAATTCGACTCCTATAATTTGGAAGAAGTAGAAAAAAATATCATTCAAAAAGTATTAAAAACAAACAAAGGAAACATTTCGAAAGCAGCCGGCGAATTAGGACTGACTCGTACATCTCTATACCGAAGACTTGAAAAATATGGTTTATAA
- a CDS encoding efflux RND transporter periplasmic adaptor subunit, which produces MDRIIAKKPWYQQRKKWFMLICVLAIILLYAPFLYTLKTQSCVNKNTVYIGEVKTGYFQEYIYKIGIASPISIININAFDNGRIEKVFFEQGSELTKGDVILQLINTDLLNCKSIDIKSAYNGQLKSIIVQEGQMVLKGEKLGQIGLTNNFKINIFVDSFYFKRVHEGLKAILRFKKKDYHLVVEKVYPEIRSGQFEIELKFIEEQPQNICAGQAFKIKIEFDKARKALLVPRGDFCQTTNGQWIFVLDASGEYAIKRSIKMGGKNPKYYEILEGLAPGEKVLLNSYDLYADSEKLLLK; this is translated from the coding sequence ATGGATAGAATTATAGCAAAAAAGCCATGGTATCAACAAAGGAAAAAGTGGTTTATGCTTATTTGTGTACTTGCAATAATTTTACTTTACGCTCCTTTTTTATATACATTGAAAACGCAGTCTTGTGTTAATAAGAACACTGTTTACATTGGTGAGGTTAAAACAGGTTATTTTCAGGAATATATTTACAAAATAGGAATTGCAAGTCCTATTTCTATTATAAATATAAATGCTTTTGATAATGGACGAATAGAAAAAGTGTTTTTTGAACAAGGAAGCGAGCTTACAAAAGGTGATGTAATTTTACAACTTATTAATACAGATTTGTTAAACTGTAAGAGCATCGATATTAAATCTGCATACAATGGACAATTGAAATCGATAATTGTACAAGAGGGGCAAATGGTATTGAAAGGAGAAAAATTAGGGCAGATAGGTTTAACTAATAATTTTAAGATAAACATATTTGTAGATTCATTTTATTTTAAGCGAGTGCACGAAGGTTTAAAAGCAATTCTTCGGTTTAAGAAGAAAGATTATCATTTAGTTGTTGAGAAAGTTTATCCCGAAATTAGAAGTGGACAATTTGAAATTGAATTGAAATTTATTGAGGAACAACCGCAGAATATCTGTGCAGGCCAAGCATTTAAAATAAAAATTGAATTCGATAAAGCAAGAAAAGCACTGCTTGTGCCAAGAGGAGATTTTTGCCAAACTACCAATGGTCAATGGATTTTTGTGCTTGACGCTTCTGGAGAATATGCCATTAAAAGATCGATTAAAATGGGAGGTAAAAATCCAAAATATTATGAGATATTAGAAGGTTTAGCTCCTGGAGAAAAAGTATTGTTAAATTCTTACGATTTGTATGCAGATTCAGAAAAACTTTTATTAAAATAG
- a CDS encoding ABC transporter permease, translating to MLKILFNTVLRGIYKQKAYSAINILGLATGVTCTLLILIWVEYELGFDKYHKDIDQIYSVYENQKYADGDIFSVYSTPSPLAKSIKHNFDQIEYSTRMVSSWGQLALTANGNSYVEKGGKLVDSDFFKIFTFSILKGDSINVLSNNKSIVLTEKLAKKYFGDIDPIGLTVEINSQYSFQVSAVIKNLPSNSSIEFDFILPVEFFEELWDYDLSDWNANSFNTFIKVKKGTDTNALEKQLKNHVRLRLPETNVDLALQEFSRYHLYSISKNRAGPIWYVQVFLLVAVLILLIACFNYMNLATARSERRAKEIAMRKVVGAQRGGLIGLIIGESIVFTTISLGVAIVFVELLLPTFSELTKRTLTLNFGNYNFVLVVMAIVGVTGFVSGSYPAFFLSSFSPLQVIKGISRKDSAMLRKILVLIQFTMSVALFICTCIVYKQLNFLQKSDVGFNKDNIIYVEMVDDFYEYYPELKNELLKIPGVQWVTAANQMPINFSNSTWDVDWEGKSEDSGEILFQLSFVDFDFIETFEMDVIQGRGFSNKFGEDSLKFIINESAASKMNMVYTIGEEINLWGYSGEVIGIVKDFNFNSLQVGVDPLIMMRRPDVFKYIGIRIGDDKQLILNEIRKKWLDKVPDLPFNYRFLEEDFDYFYQAESRMGKLFASFTIVAFIISCLGLFGLVSFVTERKSKEMVLRKVFGANLEDVYQLLLKEFFKWIMMANAIAWVLSFFVMEWWLKGFAYRIDIGIGIFILSGLLSLLIAFLTIFKQISNLTFKAPSDILKYE from the coding sequence ATGCTTAAGATTTTATTCAATACTGTTCTAAGAGGCATTTACAAACAGAAAGCTTATTCTGCTATTAATATTTTAGGTTTGGCTACTGGTGTAACATGTACGCTTTTAATTCTTATATGGGTTGAATACGAACTCGGTTTTGATAAGTATCACAAAGATATTGATCAGATTTACAGTGTTTATGAAAATCAAAAATATGCAGATGGAGATATCTTTTCGGTATACTCTACACCTTCGCCACTAGCTAAATCAATTAAACATAATTTTGATCAAATAGAATATTCTACCAGAATGGTAAGCTCTTGGGGGCAGCTGGCTTTAACGGCCAATGGAAATAGTTATGTTGAAAAAGGAGGAAAGCTTGTCGATTCAGATTTTTTTAAAATATTCACCTTTTCTATACTTAAAGGAGATAGCATAAATGTCTTATCGAATAATAAATCAATTGTATTAACAGAAAAACTGGCAAAAAAATATTTTGGAGATATTGATCCCATAGGTCTTACAGTAGAAATTAATTCGCAATATAGTTTTCAGGTAAGTGCAGTAATTAAAAATCTTCCATCTAATTCTTCAATTGAGTTTGATTTTATTTTACCAGTAGAATTTTTTGAAGAATTATGGGATTACGATTTAAGCGATTGGAATGCGAACTCATTTAATACATTTATAAAAGTTAAGAAAGGTACAGATACAAATGCTTTGGAAAAGCAACTTAAGAATCATGTGCGCTTGCGTCTTCCTGAAACAAATGTAGATTTGGCATTGCAGGAGTTTAGCAGGTACCATTTATATTCGATAAGTAAGAATAGAGCAGGACCAATTTGGTATGTTCAGGTGTTTTTATTGGTGGCGGTTTTAATTTTGTTAATTGCGTGTTTTAATTACATGAATTTGGCTACAGCTCGTTCCGAGCGCAGAGCAAAAGAAATAGCCATGCGAAAAGTAGTTGGAGCACAACGTGGCGGTTTAATTGGCTTAATTATTGGCGAATCAATTGTGTTTACAACAATATCATTGGGTGTAGCCATTGTTTTTGTAGAATTACTATTGCCAACATTTAGCGAATTAACAAAACGTACGTTAACATTAAACTTTGGGAATTACAATTTTGTGCTTGTTGTAATGGCAATAGTGGGAGTAACTGGCTTTGTGTCGGGAAGTTATCCTGCATTTTTCTTGTCTTCTTTTTCTCCTTTGCAAGTTATTAAAGGAATTTCGCGTAAAGATTCAGCGATGCTTAGAAAAATCTTAGTCCTCATTCAGTTTACCATGTCTGTTGCTCTATTTATTTGTACTTGCATTGTTTATAAGCAGCTTAATTTTCTTCAAAAATCGGATGTGGGTTTTAATAAAGACAATATTATTTATGTGGAAATGGTTGACGATTTCTATGAATATTATCCTGAATTAAAGAACGAGTTGTTAAAAATTCCCGGTGTGCAATGGGTTACAGCAGCCAATCAAATGCCAATTAATTTTTCAAATTCAACCTGGGATGTAGATTGGGAAGGAAAATCAGAAGATTCAGGAGAAATACTTTTTCAGTTGTCTTTTGTTGACTTTGATTTTATTGAAACCTTCGAAATGGATGTAATTCAAGGACGAGGATTTTCTAATAAATTTGGCGAAGACAGCCTTAAATTTATTATTAACGAATCGGCAGCAAGCAAAATGAATATGGTATATACCATAGGCGAAGAAATAAACTTGTGGGGATATAGCGGAGAGGTGATTGGTATTGTTAAAGATTTTAATTTCAATAGTTTACAGGTAGGTGTTGATCCCTTAATTATGATGCGAAGACCAGATGTATTTAAGTATATTGGTATAAGAATAGGAGATGATAAACAATTAATTTTAAATGAGATTAGAAAAAAATGGCTTGATAAAGTTCCTGATTTACCTTTTAATTATAGATTTTTAGAAGAAGATTTCGATTATTTTTATCAAGCTGAATCAAGAATGGGTAAACTTTTTGCTTCCTTTACAATAGTTGCATTTATAATTTCATGTTTGGGATTATTTGGTCTGGTATCATTCGTAACAGAACGAAAATCTAAAGAAATGGTTCTTAGAAAGGTTTTTGGAGCTAATTTGGAAGATGTTTATCAATTGTTGTTAAAAGAGTTTTTTAAATGGATTATGATGGCGAATGCTATTGCCTGGGTATTGTCATTTTTTGTTATGGAGTGGTGGTTAAAAGGTTTTGCTTACCGAATTGATATAGGTATCGGAATTTTTATTCTATCAGGATTATTGTCCTTGTTAATAGCATTCTTAACTATTTTTAAGCAAATTTCAAATTTAACATTTAAGGCACCTTCTGATATTTTAAAATACGAGTAA
- a CDS encoding ABC transporter ATP-binding protein: protein MIKTKNLIKVFRTDEVETTALYNVNLEINKGEFVAIMGPSGCGKSTLLNIIGLLDKPTEGELHFNEFQVEGYSERQRTNLRKENIGFVFQSFNLIDELTVFENVELPLLYMKVSGAERKRRVNEALERMNIAHRTKHFPQQLSGGQQQRVAIARAVISNPKLILADEPTGNLDSANGEEVMNLLTQLNEEGTTIVMVTHSPSDADRSHRIIQLFDGHVVTENMRQKL from the coding sequence ATGATTAAAACTAAAAATTTAATTAAAGTTTTCAGAACCGATGAGGTGGAGACTACTGCTCTTTATAATGTTAATTTAGAAATTAATAAAGGCGAGTTTGTTGCCATTATGGGACCTTCGGGTTGTGGGAAATCAACATTATTAAATATAATTGGATTACTCGATAAGCCTACAGAAGGCGAATTGCATTTTAATGAATTTCAGGTAGAAGGATATTCGGAAAGGCAGCGAACCAATTTACGGAAAGAGAATATTGGTTTTGTTTTTCAGAGTTTTAATTTAATAGATGAGTTAACAGTATTCGAAAATGTAGAATTGCCTTTATTGTATATGAAGGTTTCGGGAGCTGAAAGAAAAAGAAGAGTTAATGAAGCTCTGGAGAGAATGAATATCGCACACAGGACAAAACATTTTCCACAACAACTATCAGGCGGACAGCAACAAAGAGTTGCCATTGCAAGAGCTGTAATTTCAAATCCGAAACTCATATTAGCCGATGAGCCTACAGGTAATCTCGATTCGGCAAATGGCGAAGAGGTAATGAATCTTTTAACTCAATTAAATGAAGAAGGAACAACTATTGTTATGGTTACTCACTCTCCTTCGGATGCCGATAGAAGCCATAGAATTATACAACTTTTTGATGGACATGTAGTGACAGAAAACATGAGACAAAAGTTGTAA
- a CDS encoding FtsX-like permease family protein, with the protein MFKNFLLTITRNFIRNKFYTSLNIVGLSVGLLCAILIVLFIQDELTYDKFNVKHERIIRLGSDFTINGKRDRGATSALPFGPTFKAEFSEVEEFVRILGSGRQQFKYGNRVFFEEDIVYIDSSVFSVFSFELIKGDPKTCLSEANSIVLNETLAEKYFGNQNPLGKIILVGENREFTVKGVMKDIPSNSHFKFNGFFSMKTREQQQGSEDFNSIEPIRFWNLNCYTFLLLKENVDVGIIKNKFPIYYKKYMKPLANKLGVRYQLVVQKLANIHLRSDLQWDAPTGSIKYVFILSIIAFFILSIAGINYMNMATARSSKRAKEVGIRKVVGAYRENLIWQFMLESLSLSLLALLIALIVVELILPLFNSLVDKDLVLSFSQTPEVLFFSIGLALILGFVSGSYPAFYLSSFHPVKVLKGSKILGNPGGLLRKFLVISQFTVSAMMISGTIMVGLQWNYMNNKDLGFNKEDIIVVSLRDSLLRAQIKPLKSELKKNPNVIAVATSSSLIGFDASKSIHLYEGEQGMMEYALNFNVVDFDYIDLMEMNVIQGRKFDTKFKKDTSEAFIINQSAADKFQWYQNALGKKLQLGVKLDKDDEVMKGKVIGVVSDFHYQPLRNMIEPINFIVSENPETRRILHVKINSENRKEAINYIKKVWSNFSSNTSFAYFFLDDRMKKQYDSEERLTWIFSIFSLISILIASLGLFGLSSFIAEQRAKELGIRKVLGASVEKLVYLQTKEFFVLVLLANIIAVPVVYWLMNMWLEDFFYRIEIAWWIFLVTLIISLFIGLFTVSWQSYRAASADPVKAIKYE; encoded by the coding sequence ATGTTTAAAAATTTTTTACTTACAATAACACGAAATTTTATTCGAAATAAGTTTTATACAAGCTTAAATATTGTAGGATTATCGGTTGGTTTACTTTGTGCAATACTTATTGTTCTATTCATACAAGATGAATTAACATACGATAAGTTTAATGTAAAGCATGAGAGAATAATTCGATTGGGTTCGGATTTTACAATTAATGGAAAACGCGATAGGGGAGCTACTTCTGCTTTGCCTTTTGGCCCTACATTTAAAGCTGAATTTTCCGAAGTAGAAGAATTTGTGCGTATTCTTGGTTCTGGGCGGCAGCAATTTAAGTATGGAAACAGAGTGTTTTTCGAAGAGGATATTGTTTATATAGACTCAAGCGTATTTTCAGTATTTAGTTTTGAACTCATAAAAGGTGATCCCAAAACGTGTTTAAGCGAGGCAAATAGCATTGTTTTGAACGAAACTTTGGCTGAGAAATATTTTGGTAATCAAAATCCTCTGGGGAAAATTATATTGGTAGGTGAAAATAGAGAGTTTACCGTAAAAGGAGTAATGAAAGATATTCCTTCCAATAGTCATTTTAAATTTAATGGCTTTTTCTCAATGAAAACTCGTGAGCAACAGCAAGGTTCAGAGGATTTTAACAGTATAGAGCCAATTAGGTTTTGGAATTTAAATTGCTATACATTTTTGTTGCTTAAAGAAAATGTTGATGTTGGGATTATTAAGAATAAATTTCCTATTTACTATAAAAAATATATGAAACCTTTAGCCAATAAGCTGGGTGTAAGGTATCAGTTAGTAGTTCAAAAATTAGCCAATATTCATTTGCGGTCAGATTTACAGTGGGATGCACCAACAGGTAGTATAAAATATGTATTTATTTTATCGATAATCGCATTTTTCATCCTTTCCATAGCAGGAATTAATTATATGAATATGGCTACAGCCAGATCTTCAAAAAGAGCTAAAGAGGTTGGAATAAGAAAGGTGGTTGGGGCTTACCGAGAAAATTTGATTTGGCAGTTTATGTTAGAAAGTTTATCTCTTTCTCTATTGGCCTTGTTAATTGCATTAATTGTTGTTGAATTAATTTTACCCCTTTTTAATAGCCTTGTTGATAAAGACTTGGTCTTAAGTTTTTCGCAAACTCCCGAAGTTTTATTTTTCAGTATTGGATTAGCTTTGATTCTTGGTTTTGTTTCAGGTAGTTATCCTGCTTTTTATCTATCTTCATTTCATCCAGTTAAAGTATTAAAAGGATCTAAAATTCTTGGAAACCCAGGTGGTTTGCTACGAAAATTTCTGGTTATTTCTCAATTTACTGTTTCGGCTATGATGATTAGTGGTACAATAATGGTAGGTCTGCAATGGAATTATATGAATAATAAGGATCTTGGATTTAATAAAGAAGATATTATTGTGGTGTCGCTAAGAGACTCCTTGCTTAGGGCACAAATAAAACCTTTAAAAAGCGAGTTAAAGAAAAATCCGAATGTAATAGCTGTTGCCACATCTAGTAGTTTAATTGGTTTCGATGCTTCTAAATCAATTCATTTGTATGAGGGAGAACAGGGAATGATGGAGTATGCTTTAAATTTTAATGTGGTTGATTTCGATTATATCGACCTTATGGAAATGAACGTTATACAGGGACGAAAGTTTGATACTAAATTTAAAAAAGATACAAGCGAGGCTTTTATAATTAATCAATCGGCAGCAGATAAATTTCAATGGTATCAAAATGCTTTGGGCAAAAAATTGCAATTGGGAGTAAAGCTCGATAAAGACGATGAGGTCATGAAAGGGAAGGTTATTGGAGTGGTGTCCGACTTCCATTATCAGCCACTTAGAAATATGATAGAGCCAATTAATTTTATTGTTAGTGAAAATCCTGAAACTCGAAGAATTCTTCATGTAAAAATAAATTCAGAGAATAGAAAAGAAGCAATAAATTATATCAAAAAAGTATGGTCGAATTTTAGCTCAAACACCAGTTTTGCATATTTTTTTCTCGACGATAGAATGAAGAAACAGTATGATTCCGAAGAGCGCTTAACCTGGATATTTTCCATTTTTTCATTGATAAGTATATTAATTGCTTCCCTTGGCTTGTTTGGCCTATCTTCTTTTATTGCCGAACAACGAGCAAAAGAGCTGGGCATAAGAAAGGTTTTGGGGGCATCGGTAGAGAAACTTGTGTATTTGCAAACAAAAGAGTTTTTTGTTTTGGTTTTACTTGCCAATATAATTGCTGTTCCGGTGGTATATTGGCTTATGAATATGTGGTTAGAAGATTTCTTTTATCGTATCGAAATTGCATGGTGGATATTTTTAGTCACTCTTATTATCTCTTTGTTTATTGGACTATTTACCGTATCCTGGCAATCGTATCGTGCAGCCTCAGCCGATCCGGTAAAGGCTATAAAATATGAATAA